Genomic segment of Agrobacterium larrymoorei:
AGGGCCAGCGTGTCATCTATGTCTCGGGCGAAGAGGCGGTTGCGCAGGTGCGGCTTCGCGCGCAGCGGCTGGGTGCCGCCGAAACCGATGTGCTTCTGGCGGCGGAAACCAATGTCGAGGACATTCTGGCAACGCTTTCCGAGGGCAAGCGGCCCGATCTCGTGATCATCGATTCCATCCAGACGCTGTGGAGCGACACGGCTGATTCTGCGCCCGGAACCGTGACGCAGGTTCGAACCGGCGTGCAGGCCATGATCCGCTTTGCCAAGCAGACCGGCGCGACCATGGTTCTCGTCGGCCATGTTACCAAGGAAGGCCAGATTGCAGGGCCGCGCGTGGTGGAGCACATGGTCGATGCCGTGCTTTATTTCGAGGGCGATCGGGGCCATCATTATCGCATCCTGCGCACCGTCAAGAACCGCTTCGGGCCGACCGATGAAATCGGCGTTTTCGAAATGTCGGATCGCGGTTTGCGCGAGGTTTCCAATCCATCCGAGCTTTTCCTTGGAGAGCGCAACGACAAATCGCCGGGTGCCGCCGTCTTTGCTGGCATGGAAGGAACGCGACCTGTTCTGGTGGAAGTTCAGGCGCTGGTTGCCCCGACTTCGCTCGGCACGCCGCGACGTGCGGTCGTCGGCTGGGATTCGTCGCGGCTCGCCATGATTCTCGCGGTGCTGGAAGCCCATTGCGGCGTGAAGCTCGGCCAGCATGACGTTTATTTGAACGTGGCGGGCGGATACCGCATTTCGGAGCCTGCTGCGGATATGGCGATTGCCTCTGCACTGGTTTCATCGCTTGCCGGTCTTGCCCTGCCTGCCGATTGCGTCTATTTCGGCGAAATCAGCCTGTCGGGCGCGGTCCGGCCTGTCTCCCATACGGCGCAACGGTTGAAAGAGGCTGAGAAACTTGGTTTTTCCGCCGCACTTTTGCCGTCTGCTTCTGCGGAATTGCCCAAGGCGGCAAAAGGGCGCTGGACGGAGATTGAAAGCCTGCCCGACCTCGTGGCGCGCATTGCTGGTTCGGGAAACCGTTTCAGACAGGTTGAGGAAGACGAATATTGATCCTTTCGCTGCTTATCCGGCTAGTGTATGAGGATCGCAAATTGGCACAGTGGCTCTCATCTGAGTGCTGCGACCCCCGGAGTTGGTAAATGCCCATTACGATTTTCGACGGCATCGTTATTGCCGTTGTACTGTTCTCCGCTGTTCTCGCCATGGTGCGTGGGTTCTCGCGTGAAATTCTGTCCATTGCGAGTTGGGTCGGTTCCGTCGCAGCTGCTTACTATCTCTATCCGCTGTTGCTGCCCTATGCGCGCAACTACACGGATGACGACAAGATCGCGATTGCCGGTTCCGCCGGTCTGGTGTTTCTCGTCGCGCTGATCATCATTTCCTTCATCACCTCGCGCATTGCCGATTTCATCATCGACAGCCGCATCGGGGCGCTGGATCGCACGCTCGGCTTTCTCTTCGGCGCGGCCCGCGGCCTGCTCCTTCTCGTCGTCGCCGTTGCTTTCTGGAACTGGCTGGTGGATGTGAAGACGCAGCCGCAATGGGTGACGCAGGCCAAATCCAAGCCGTTCCTGGATGGGCTGGTGGGCAAGCTGGAAGCCGTTCTGCCGGATGATATCGAGCCGCAGATCCGTGCGCGCATCCTCGGCAAGCAGCCCGAGGCAGCGTCCGAACAGGCACCCGCAGACGAAGCTCCGGCAACAAACCAGCCGGCTACAAATAATTGACGCAGTATCGCGCCTTGCAATACATGCAAGGCGCGCTATTTGTGCTAAATATTCAATGAGGCAGCAGACAAGCCAAACCGGCAGAGCAATTCTCCGGGGCGGTTTTTGTTTTTGGCAGTAAGCAAAGGCAAGCCAGATGAATGAGCCGCTTTCGCATTCTACGTTCAATGACATTATCGATGGCGATACGCTGCACGAAGAATGCGGCGTGTTCGGCATCCTCGGTCACCCGGATGCGGCGGCCCTGACGGCGCTCGGCCTGCATGCTCTTCAGCATCGAGGCCAGGAAGCAGCCGGTATCGTCTCCTTCGATGGCAAGCGGTTCCATCAGGAACGCCATATGGGTCTGGTGGGTGACCACTATACAAACCCGGTAACGCTGGCCCGCCTGCCCGGCTCTATCACCATCGGCCACACGCGCTATTCCACGACGGGCGAAGTGGCAATGCGCAACGTGCAGCCGCTGTTTGCCGAACTGGAAGAAGGTGGCATCGCCATTGCCCATAACGGCAACTTCACCAACGGCCTAACACTTCGCCGCCAGATCATTGCCACCGGCGCCATCTGTCAATCTACCTCCGATACGGAAGTCGTTCTGCACCTCATCGCCCGTTCGCGCCACTCCTCCACAGCCGACCGCTTCATCGATGCGATCCGCCAGATGGAAGGCGGCTATTCGATGCTGGCCATGACCCGCACGAAGCTTATCGCCGCGCGCGACCCCACGGGCATCCGCCCGCTGGTCATGGGCGAGCTGGATGGCAAGCCGATCTTCTGCTCTGAAACCTGCGCACTCGATATCATCGGCGCGAAATTCGTGCGCGACGTTGAAAACGGCGAAGTCATCATCTGCGAAATCCAGCCGGATGGCTCGATCAGCATCGATGCGCGCAAGCCATCCAAGCCGCAGCCTGAACGCCTCTGCCTGTTCGAATATGTCTATTTCGCCCGTCCCGATTCCGTTGTCGGCGGTCGCAACGTCTATACGACACGCAAGAACATGGGCGCGAACCTCGCCAAGGAAGCGCCGCTCGAAGCAGACGTCGTGGTGCCGGTGCCGGATGGCGGCACGCCTGCCGCTCTCGGTTTTGCGCAGGAAAGCGGTATTCCCTTCGAATACGGCATTATCCGCAACCACTATGTCGGTCGTACCTTCATCGAGCCGACACAGCAGATTCGCGCTTTCGGCGTGAAGCTGAAGCATTCCGCCAACCGTGCGATGATCGAAGGCAAGCGCGTGGTTCTGGTGGATGATTCCATCGTTCGCGGCACGACGTCGGTCAAGATCGTACAGATGATCCGCGAAGCCGGCGCCAAGGAAGTGCACATCCGCGTTGCCAGCCCCATGATCTTCCACCCGGATTTCTACGGCATCGACACGCCGGACGCCGACAAGCTTCTGGCCAACCAGTATGCCGATGTGGACGCCATGGCGAAATATATCGGCGCGGATTCGCTGGCTTTCCTGTCGATCAACGGACTTTACCGCGCCGTCGGCGGAGAAGACCGCAACTCGGCGCGTCCGCAGTTCACGGATCACTACTTCACCGGCGACTATCCAACCCGCCTTCTGGACAAGAACGGCGAATCCATGGGCAGCAAGATTTCCATGCTGGCCAGCAACGGTTGATAGCGTTCGGATGAAAGGGGTTCACACCCACTGCCGTCATCCTCGGGCTTGACCCACTGCTGTCCGGCTTAGATTCCTTAGCACTTTATGCAAGGCCAGAGGCTTGAGGAGAGACGGTAAATCCGCCCGCAACCGTCATCCTCGGCCTTGCGCCGAGGATCTACCAACGTCAACAAAATCAATCGGTTGCAGATCCTCGGGACAAGCCCGAGGATGACGGAGGTGGGCCTTGCGACGCTCTTCGTCCCCCCCCCCGGCAAATATCGTTCTCTCATAGCGACGTCAAAATCGCAGAAAAACATCCAAAATAGAACGGGATCAATAGCTTAAGGCTACTCCGAAAATCTAAACCGGACAGCAGTGGGCTTGACCCGAGGATATACAACCGATTGATTTCGTTGACGTGGTTGGATACTTGGGTCAAGCCCACTGCTGTCCGGTTTAAATTTCTGGACAAGGCGCATGACATTGATTCTACTCGGTTTCAGACGTTTCGCGGCGATCTGGACACGAACAGGAGATCAACGTCATGCGCCACCAGAATAGCGTTTTTCATCAAATACAGAAGCATGTTCCCTGGCAGGTCTTCGAAGGGCTTGTGGATAAGTACAAGGGCGATCACAGGGTTCGGCGGTTTTCGATGAAGGACCAGTTGCTGGCGCTTCTGTTTGCCCAGCTTTCCGGCGCGCAAAGCCTGCGCGAGATCGAGGCAGGGCTGTCGAGCCACCGCAACCAGCTTTATCATCTGGGTGCCCACGGCGTGGCGCGCTCCACCCTTGCCGATGCCAATGCCACAAGGCCTGCGGGCGTCTTTGCCGATCTGTTCTCCCATATGGCGGCTGCCGCCAGCCGAAGAACCCGTCGCCATATCCGCGATGCGGTGCGCCTGCTCGACGCCACCCGCGTCGCCCTCTCCTCCATGAGCGATGGCTGGGCCGATATGGTCAGCGGGCGCAGAGCCGCCAAGCTGCATGTCGCCTACGATCCGAATGGCGACATCACCATGGCGATGACCATGACAGGCCAGAGAACCAACGACATCGTGCCCGCAAAGGCCATGCCGATCGAACCCGGCATGACCTATGTCTTTGATCTGGCTTACTATGATTTCGCGTGGTGGGCAGCGCTGGACCGGGCAGGCTGCCGCTTCGTCACACGGCTGAAGACCAACACGCATCTTCAGGCCGCCACCGAACAGCCTCCAAGCGAGAGCGATCACATCCTGTGCGACAGGATCGGGCTGTTGGCACAACGCATGGCGCGCTCGAGACGCAATCCCTTTTCCGAACCGTTGCGCGAGATCGCGGTGCGGATCGACACGGGCAGGACCATCCGGCTCGTCACCAACGATCTGGATGCGCCAGCCGAAGAGATTGCCGAGCTTTACAAACAGCGCTGGCAGATCGAACTGTTCTTTAAATGGGTCAAGCAGAACCTCAGGATACGCCATTTCTTCGGAGCATCCGAAAACGCCGTGCGCATCCAGACCTATGTCGCCCTCATCGCCTATCTTGTGCTGCGCATGGCGCAGGCCTGCCAGAGCGCCATCACGCAACCGCTCACCTTCACCCGCCTCGTACGCCTCAACCTCATGCACAAAAGGCGATCCGACCAACTCCTTAAACCACCCACACAACCGTCCAAATCCCCAAACCAGATGGTGCTGATGTGGGACTGAAATTTAAACCGGACAGTAGTGGGTCAAGCCCGAGGATGACCGCAGTGGGTGAGGCAACACGAGTCTCCATTACAAACTTCGTTGTTGAGTTCGCGTTCAGATGACGGAGAAATCCACGCAAACAAGCTGGATCAATGTCGAACAACAGTGGATCAGGTCTGGGTTAGCGGTTGGAAATGCGACCTCCTGACGTCTTGCCCGATGCATCAACCCACAGTAAGAAAATCGCGGACTCTACGCATTCATTTCCAGGGGGGGACTATGACCATCGACCTCAAAGGCCGGATCGCACTCGTTACCGGCGCATCTCGCGGCATTGGCTATTTCACGGCGCTGGAACTGGCGAAAGCCGGGGCGCATGTCATTGCCTGCGCGCGTACAGTCGGTGGGCTTGAGGATCTGGATGATGCCGTCAAGGCGGTCGGCGGTTCAGCGACGCTGGTCCCTTTCGATCTCGCTGATATGAATGCCATCGATGCGCTGGGCGCTTCCATTCATCAGCGCTGGGGCAAGCTGGATATTCTGGTAGCGAATGCGGGCGTGCTGGGCGTCATTTCCCCCGTCGGACACATCGAGGCCAAGGTGTTCGAGAAGGTAATGACGATAAACGTCACCGCAACATGGCGCCTGATCCGCTCCGTCGAGCCACTTTTGTTGAAGTCCGATGCCGGTCGTGCGCTCATCCTGTCTTCCGGTGCTGCGCATTCCTGTCGCCCGTTCTGGGGAGTTTATTCCACCTCCAAGGCGGCAGTCGAAGCGCTGGCACGCACTTGGGCTGCGGAAACGGAAGCCACCGCCCTTCGCGTCAACAGCATCAACCCCGGCGCCACCCGCACCGCCATGCGCGCGCAGGCTATGCCCGGCGAAGACCCGGACACCCTGCCCCACCCATCCGAGGTTGCGCAGGCCATTCTTCCGCTGGCATCACCGGAACTCAGCGAAACCGGCAAGGTCTATGTAGTGCGTGACCGGAAATTCATCAGCTACCGCGCACCGGAATGATCTGTTCGATGGCATGAATATGTGGGCGATGCTCTTGACCAAAATCGAGCATCGCTTCATAACGCAAGCCATGAAAATGACGATCTGCCGCTGCTGCTGAGTTGAATTTTGCTGGTCTCACGCCCGGCCAGGTCGTTTTCGTCTCCCGTAAGGTCAAAAGCAGACAAACGCTCCGGTTGGGTAAATCTCGATACCCAAAGGAATTGCCGATGTCCTTGCGCCTGAAGTTTTACAACACACTGACCCGCGAAAAATCCGAATTTCAGCCTATCGATGCGAACAATGTTCGCATGTATGTCTGCGGCCCGACGGTTTATGATTATGCCCATATCGGCAATGCCCGCCCGGTCATCGTGTTCGATGTGATTTTCCGCCTGCTGCGGCATGTTTACGGCGAAAACGGCGTCACCTATGCCCGCAACATCACGGATGTAGATGACAAGATCAACGCGCGGGCGCTTCGCGATTACCCGAACCTGCCGCTGAACGACGCCATTCACGCCGTGACGGAAAAGACGGCGCAGCAGTTTCATGCCGACGTGGCCGCTCTCGGCTGCCTTGAGCCGACGATGGAGCCACGCGCCACCGACAATATTCCGCAGATGATCGAAATCATCGAAAAGCTGATCGCGCGCAGCCACGCCTATGTCGCGAATGGCGAAGTGCTGTTCGACACAAAATCCATGAGCGATTACGGCCAACTTTCCAAACGCCCGCTGGATGAGCAGCAGGCTGGCGCACGCATCGCTGTGGATGAACACAAGAAGAACCCCGGCGATTTCGTGCTTTGGAAGCTTTCAAGCCATAACGAGCCGGGTTGGGAAAGCCCGTGGGGTCGTGGCCGTCCCGGCTGGCACATCGAATGCTCTGCCATGTCCATGCGCCATCTGGGCGAGGTTTTCGACATTCACGGCGGCGGCCTGGACCTGATTTTCCCGCACCATGAAAACGAAATCGCGCAATCCCGCTGCGCCCATGGCACGCAGGTCATGGCCAATGTCTGGATGCATAATGGCTTCGTACAGGTCGAAGGCCGCAAGATGTCGAAGTCCGACGGCAACTTCGTAACGATCTACGACCTGTTGCACACCGAAAGCTTCGGTGGCCGGAAATGGCCGGGCGAAGTGCTGCGGCTAGCCATGCTGATGACGCATTATCGCGAACCAATCGATTTTTCGGTCAAGCGTCTCGAGGAGGCCGAACGCCTGCTGGCGAAGTGGCCAGCAGCGGAGGCGGGAGAAATCGAGGCGGATCAAACGGTTCTCGATGCACTTGCCGACGACCTGAACACGGTGGCCGCCGTGCAGGCGCTTCACGCACTGGCGCAGGCGGCGAATGCCGATCCCAAAAAACTGCCCGCCTTCGCAGCGAGTGCAGCGCTGCTCGGAGTTCTACCGAAGAAAACCGAAGTCGATGAAGCTATTGCCGCTGCGGTAGATTCACTTGTGGCCATGCGGCTGGAGATGCTGACGGCAAAGAACTTCGCGGAGGCTGATCGCATTCGCGATGAGCTGTCAGCCAAGGGAATTCAGTTGAAGGATGGGAAGGACAAGGAGACGGGGGAGCGTGTGACGAGTTGGGAGTTGAAGCGGTAACGCTGGCTTACGCTCGGCATTTTTTGCTCATCATTTGCCGCCTCACCCCCCTCTGTCCTGCCGGACATCTCCCCCTCAAGGGGCCTGTTGCAAAACCCTACGGATATGATTCACTCTGTTCGTGAGCGATCGAAGGGGTGTTTGGATGGCGATGAAGAGCGGTTCTCAGTTCAGCTTTGCGGATGCGCTTGTGACGGTGCGCAGTGGGCCGGACCGGTTGGGCAAGCTGTTGTCGGTGGTGAAGTGGTATCGCTTCGAGAAGGTGCTGCGGTCGCTTGAACCTGATGGGGAGACTGGCGGTCGGCCTGCCTATCCTGTTCTGACGATGTTCAAGGCTTTGATGCTGCAGCAGCTTTACGGCCTGTCCGATGCGGAACTGGAGGAGGCGATCTATGACCGCCTTTCCTTTCGCCGCTTTTGTGGCATTGGCCTCGATGAGGCTGTTCCCGATCACACGACACTGTGCCGCTTTCGCAACCGGCTGGTGGAACGGAAACTTCTGGAGAAGCTGTTTGGCGAGCTTGACAGGCAGCTCGATGCCGCAGGCCTGATCCTGCGGCGCGGCACGATGCTGGATGCGACTGTCATCGAGACGCAAGCTGCTCGCCCGCCGCGTGCTCAAGATACGAACAACGGTGCCGAAGGCACTGAAGACAAAGAAGACAAGGTGCAGACGAGCGCACGCGATCCGGATGCGGCGTTTACCCGGCGCAAGGGTCGGCAGGGTTCGAGCTATGGTTACAAGGCCCATGTGGGCGTGGATGAAGGTTCGGGCCTGATCCGGCGGGTGATCACCACGCCGGCCAATATCAACGATACCGTGCCTGCCGATCTGCTGATCGTGGGCGACGAGACGCGGGTTCTGGGCGACAGCGCCTATCACACACATCAACGGGCCGCGATGCTGAAGGAGCGCGGGATTTTCTGCGGTCTGATGAAGCGCCCCAACAAGCATCACCCTGTTCTCAAAGCCGCAGCCCGCCGTTTCAACCGTGCCGTGGCCAGACGACGCGCTGCGGTCGAGACGACCTTTGCCACGCTCAAGCGCCGCATGGGGCTGAGCCACATTCGCTACATCGGTCTTGCCAAGGCATCCGCCCAGGTTCTGCTTGCGGCCATGGCGTTCAACATGCGCCGCTGGGTGACGCTGAGCGCGTGAGCCGAGGGGAGAACTGTGTCCGCAGTTCAGCCATATCACCCATCAACCAGCCTACACGAACCTAGAACCGCCCCTCGATAGGAAGGGCGGTGGCCAAGGTGATTTGTCGTTTGGCAATCAGCTTATGTCGGAAGTTACGCAACGGTCCCTCAAGGGGGGAGATCGGAACGACGCACTCTCCTTATTCCTTGTTAAGCCCTCTACGATGGGCGAAACGGTGCCACTTGCCGATCTCCCCCCTTGAGGGGGAGATGTCCGGCAGGACAGAGGGGGGTGCCACAGCCACCAGCCTAAAGTGGAAAGAGCACCTTCGGCTATTGCTCTTCGATCCACGCTGTACCAACCTCTCGTTACAACCAGAGTAACGAGTTCCCGATGTCTCATCACCACGTAAAGCCGAAACATCGCGTCCATGCCCGGCGCATGCGCAAAAACCTGACGGACGCAGAGTTGAAACTCTGGAACGCTCTGCGAGCCCATCGGCTGGAGGGATTGGGTTTCAGGAGACAATTGCCAATCCTGGGCTATATCGTCGATTTCGCCTGCCCCGAGCACAAACTCATTATCGAACTCGACGGTTCTCAGCACGCGACCAATTTAGCTGCCGAATACGACCAGCATAGAAGCCGAAAGCTTCAGCAGCATGGCTGGACCGTCATCCGTTTCTGGAACGAAGCCATTCTCAAAGATATAGACAATGTCTGTCTTCACATTGTCGGATCGATACGGGAGGAACAGCTATGACGATCTATACCGGTGGATGCCAGTGCGGGGCGATACGGTTTCGGGTAGAGGGCGTGTTGAAGAATAGTTCCATCTGCCATTGTCGCATGTGTCAGAAAGCGTTTGGGGCTTATTATGCGCCGTTGGTTTCGGTGCGGGGAGCCGATTTCAAATGGACGCGTGGGGAGCCGAAGCGGTTTCAGTCTTCCAATCATGTCAAACGCGGTTTCTGCTCCGACTGCGGCACGCCGCTGACCTATGAGGCACCGGATGGTATTGCGGTGGCTGCTGGTGCGTTTGATGATCCGTCTGCCCTGCCGCCCGTCATCCAGTGGGGCACGGAGAACAAGATCGGTTTTGTTGACAGGCTGCATTTGCTGCCGGGGGAAGAGACCGAAGCCGATGTAACCTCGGCAAGTTTCATTGCAGACCTTGTTTCCTATCAGCATCCGGACCACGATACGTCCGAATGGTCAGAGGAGAAAAGCCGGTGAGCGAGACGGAATATTCGGGCGGATGCCAGTGCGGCGCGGTGCGGTTTCATGCGGACAAGCTCGGTCGCCCGTCCATCTGCCATTGTCGCATGTGCCAGAAGCATTTCGGCAATTTCTTTGGCGCGCTTGTCGGGGCGGATCAGGCGCATCTGACATGGACGCGCGGACAGCCCACCCTCTTCCGCTCTTCGGCAAAAATCCATCGCGGCTTTTGTAACAAATGCGGCACGCCGCTGACCTATCATTATCCCGGCGGCGTCGAAATTGCCATCGGTGCTTTCGACCACCCGGAACAGATCGAGCCGCAGGTTCAGGTGAACGCGCATATGCAGATGCCGTGGATAAAGGCGCTGTTCGATAAGCGCGAAACGCAGCAAAGCGTGGATGAAAGCACCATTGTTTCCTACCAGCACCCAGACCACGACACGGAAACCTGGCCGCCGGAGGACAATATCAATTGACGGCGAAGTTTCTCTCCGGCGGGTGCCAATGCGGGGCGTTACGCTATCGCATCGATGGTGGCATCCGCTATCCGCATCTCTGCCATTGCCGCATGTGCCAGAAGGCGTCCGGCAATTACTTCATGCCGCTGGGCGCCAGCGGTCGCGATGCTTTCACGCTGACGCGTGGCGAGCCGAGCTGGTTTCAATCCTCGGAACATGTGCGGCGCGGCTTTTGCGGCACATGCGGAACGCCGCTTTTTTATGATATTCCCGGCATGGATTTCATCAATATCACGCTGGGTTCGCTCGATGAGCCCCAGCAGATCGTGCCGGAAGCACAGTCCAATCTGGCGCAGAAAATGAACTGGTTTTCGCTGCTGGATGCTCTACCGGTTGAGGCTGAACAGCCTGAGAGCGACGCGACGCCGGTGAAGAACAACCAGCATCCCGACCACGACACCCTGCATTGGCCACCACAGGAAAGATGACATGACTGAATTGCGCAGCTTCTATCCCGAAATCGAGCCCTACGAGACTGGCTTTCTGGATGTGGGCGATGGCCATATGATCTATTGGGAACGGGTGGGTACCAAGGGCGGCAAGCCTGCTGTGTTT
This window contains:
- the radA gene encoding DNA repair protein RadA — protein: MAKAKTQFVCQNCGTVHTRWAGKCEGCGEWNTIVEEDPMGGIGGGPGKAPKKGRAVTLTALSGEIEEAPRIPTGMSELDRATGGGFVRGSAVLIGGDPGIGKSTLLMQAAAALSRKGQRVIYVSGEEAVAQVRLRAQRLGAAETDVLLAAETNVEDILATLSEGKRPDLVIIDSIQTLWSDTADSAPGTVTQVRTGVQAMIRFAKQTGATMVLVGHVTKEGQIAGPRVVEHMVDAVLYFEGDRGHHYRILRTVKNRFGPTDEIGVFEMSDRGLREVSNPSELFLGERNDKSPGAAVFAGMEGTRPVLVEVQALVAPTSLGTPRRAVVGWDSSRLAMILAVLEAHCGVKLGQHDVYLNVAGGYRISEPAADMAIASALVSSLAGLALPADCVYFGEISLSGAVRPVSHTAQRLKEAEKLGFSAALLPSASAELPKAAKGRWTEIESLPDLVARIAGSGNRFRQVEEDEY
- a CDS encoding CvpA family protein → MPITIFDGIVIAVVLFSAVLAMVRGFSREILSIASWVGSVAAAYYLYPLLLPYARNYTDDDKIAIAGSAGLVFLVALIIISFITSRIADFIIDSRIGALDRTLGFLFGAARGLLLLVVAVAFWNWLVDVKTQPQWVTQAKSKPFLDGLVGKLEAVLPDDIEPQIRARILGKQPEAASEQAPADEAPATNQPATNN
- the purF gene encoding amidophosphoribosyltransferase, translating into MNEPLSHSTFNDIIDGDTLHEECGVFGILGHPDAAALTALGLHALQHRGQEAAGIVSFDGKRFHQERHMGLVGDHYTNPVTLARLPGSITIGHTRYSTTGEVAMRNVQPLFAELEEGGIAIAHNGNFTNGLTLRRQIIATGAICQSTSDTEVVLHLIARSRHSSTADRFIDAIRQMEGGYSMLAMTRTKLIAARDPTGIRPLVMGELDGKPIFCSETCALDIIGAKFVRDVENGEVIICEIQPDGSISIDARKPSKPQPERLCLFEYVYFARPDSVVGGRNVYTTRKNMGANLAKEAPLEADVVVPVPDGGTPAALGFAQESGIPFEYGIIRNHYVGRTFIEPTQQIRAFGVKLKHSANRAMIEGKRVVLVDDSIVRGTTSVKIVQMIREAGAKEVHIRVASPMIFHPDFYGIDTPDADKLLANQYADVDAMAKYIGADSLAFLSINGLYRAVGGEDRNSARPQFTDHYFTGDYPTRLLDKNGESMGSKISMLASNG
- a CDS encoding IS4 family transposase, which encodes MRHQNSVFHQIQKHVPWQVFEGLVDKYKGDHRVRRFSMKDQLLALLFAQLSGAQSLREIEAGLSSHRNQLYHLGAHGVARSTLADANATRPAGVFADLFSHMAAAASRRTRRHIRDAVRLLDATRVALSSMSDGWADMVSGRRAAKLHVAYDPNGDITMAMTMTGQRTNDIVPAKAMPIEPGMTYVFDLAYYDFAWWAALDRAGCRFVTRLKTNTHLQAATEQPPSESDHILCDRIGLLAQRMARSRRNPFSEPLREIAVRIDTGRTIRLVTNDLDAPAEEIAELYKQRWQIELFFKWVKQNLRIRHFFGASENAVRIQTYVALIAYLVLRMAQACQSAITQPLTFTRLVRLNLMHKRRSDQLLKPPTQPSKSPNQMVLMWD
- a CDS encoding SDR family NAD(P)-dependent oxidoreductase, with amino-acid sequence MTIDLKGRIALVTGASRGIGYFTALELAKAGAHVIACARTVGGLEDLDDAVKAVGGSATLVPFDLADMNAIDALGASIHQRWGKLDILVANAGVLGVISPVGHIEAKVFEKVMTINVTATWRLIRSVEPLLLKSDAGRALILSSGAAHSCRPFWGVYSTSKAAVEALARTWAAETEATALRVNSINPGATRTAMRAQAMPGEDPDTLPHPSEVAQAILPLASPELSETGKVYVVRDRKFISYRAPE
- the cysS gene encoding cysteine--tRNA ligase — its product is MSLRLKFYNTLTREKSEFQPIDANNVRMYVCGPTVYDYAHIGNARPVIVFDVIFRLLRHVYGENGVTYARNITDVDDKINARALRDYPNLPLNDAIHAVTEKTAQQFHADVAALGCLEPTMEPRATDNIPQMIEIIEKLIARSHAYVANGEVLFDTKSMSDYGQLSKRPLDEQQAGARIAVDEHKKNPGDFVLWKLSSHNEPGWESPWGRGRPGWHIECSAMSMRHLGEVFDIHGGGLDLIFPHHENEIAQSRCAHGTQVMANVWMHNGFVQVEGRKMSKSDGNFVTIYDLLHTESFGGRKWPGEVLRLAMLMTHYREPIDFSVKRLEEAERLLAKWPAAEAGEIEADQTVLDALADDLNTVAAVQALHALAQAANADPKKLPAFAASAALLGVLPKKTEVDEAIAAAVDSLVAMRLEMLTAKNFAEADRIRDELSAKGIQLKDGKDKETGERVTSWELKR
- a CDS encoding IS5 family transposase, with product MAMKSGSQFSFADALVTVRSGPDRLGKLLSVVKWYRFEKVLRSLEPDGETGGRPAYPVLTMFKALMLQQLYGLSDAELEEAIYDRLSFRRFCGIGLDEAVPDHTTLCRFRNRLVERKLLEKLFGELDRQLDAAGLILRRGTMLDATVIETQAARPPRAQDTNNGAEGTEDKEDKVQTSARDPDAAFTRRKGRQGSSYGYKAHVGVDEGSGLIRRVITTPANINDTVPADLLIVGDETRVLGDSAYHTHQRAAMLKERGIFCGLMKRPNKHHPVLKAAARRFNRAVARRRAAVETTFATLKRRMGLSHIRYIGLAKASAQVLLAAMAFNMRRWVTLSA
- a CDS encoding endonuclease domain-containing protein: MSHHHVKPKHRVHARRMRKNLTDAELKLWNALRAHRLEGLGFRRQLPILGYIVDFACPEHKLIIELDGSQHATNLAAEYDQHRSRKLQQHGWTVIRFWNEAILKDIDNVCLHIVGSIREEQL
- a CDS encoding GFA family protein, coding for MTIYTGGCQCGAIRFRVEGVLKNSSICHCRMCQKAFGAYYAPLVSVRGADFKWTRGEPKRFQSSNHVKRGFCSDCGTPLTYEAPDGIAVAAGAFDDPSALPPVIQWGTENKIGFVDRLHLLPGEETEADVTSASFIADLVSYQHPDHDTSEWSEEKSR
- a CDS encoding GFA family protein, producing MSETEYSGGCQCGAVRFHADKLGRPSICHCRMCQKHFGNFFGALVGADQAHLTWTRGQPTLFRSSAKIHRGFCNKCGTPLTYHYPGGVEIAIGAFDHPEQIEPQVQVNAHMQMPWIKALFDKRETQQSVDESTIVSYQHPDHDTETWPPEDNIN
- a CDS encoding GFA family protein encodes the protein MTAKFLSGGCQCGALRYRIDGGIRYPHLCHCRMCQKASGNYFMPLGASGRDAFTLTRGEPSWFQSSEHVRRGFCGTCGTPLFYDIPGMDFINITLGSLDEPQQIVPEAQSNLAQKMNWFSLLDALPVEAEQPESDATPVKNNQHPDHDTLHWPPQER